The proteins below are encoded in one region of Sphingobacterium sp. R2:
- a CDS encoding TonB-dependent receptor — translation MFRSISSIRTSTLIALCACQVYTLQAQEKWKISGVLKNESNKGVANATVYLYPDKYAFKTDTAGRFQFSQLYAGRYELQVQAMGYQQYRQVIDLEDKNQQLSIVLKAEERQMDVVDVQGKAQAVDNLVKAENAAMPVKVITKREIELMGSRRLDEVLKEQTGIAIVNDIAGGSRAVGVQIQGFSSNYVMVLVDGQPMLGRNSGNFDLSRISVTNIERIEIIKGASSCLYGSDALGGAINIITRHGAITPQAQASLLYGSLNTVDATLEAETPFANQRGSAVFSGNYYRTDGFNTDKQYLDSKSTTFPPYTNYSFQGRVRYRTSKNGTLGVTGRYAARESEMINAWSESAALQDKQKDQDINLSASYDHNFESGLRSMTRYYFSRFHSQIAAQWLQQSIVASAEQFGQNVHRIEQQFAYSPAQQVKLTGGVGGSLELMDNQDLDAKRSLNSAFAYLQTEWKPVDRLLTTLGLRYDQTNVYNGHLSPSLGIQYHVSPKLLIKGGIGAGFKAPDYKMRYQVFFNPAANYLVVGSESVADVIAAMDQAGELSYKNSYMLNLVAGNLKAETSISNNIGITWSPSNRFQADFSVFYHRINNQINTVSVGNGTKVAQIYSYRNLPKAMNKGFEVSLTYQATKDLQLSMGYQYLIAKDLSVLDSIAKGSYPYNQINDPATGEYRQSKKSDYWGIEDRSRHMFNAKAQYEYKPWGVNVNARVNFRSATPFQEYNGNQFIDKYDIFIPYHTLVNMTVEKSLMNRRLTLRLIGDNLFNFTSRYLLGQPGRVIMGGVSYRWIKE, via the coding sequence GTGTTTAGAAGCATCTCATCTATTCGAACAAGCACCCTGATCGCCTTATGTGCCTGCCAGGTTTATACCCTGCAAGCACAGGAAAAATGGAAAATCTCCGGTGTATTGAAAAACGAATCCAATAAAGGCGTAGCCAATGCGACCGTATATCTTTATCCGGACAAATATGCTTTTAAAACAGATACTGCAGGGAGATTTCAATTTAGTCAGCTCTATGCTGGGCGCTACGAATTACAGGTACAGGCCATGGGTTATCAGCAGTACCGTCAAGTTATCGATTTGGAAGACAAAAATCAGCAGTTGAGCATTGTGTTAAAAGCTGAAGAAAGGCAGATGGATGTAGTTGATGTGCAGGGTAAAGCGCAGGCTGTAGACAATCTCGTTAAGGCCGAAAATGCCGCCATGCCCGTTAAAGTCATCACCAAACGTGAAATTGAGCTTATGGGCAGCCGCCGACTGGATGAAGTTCTAAAAGAACAGACGGGTATAGCCATCGTCAACGATATTGCCGGGGGCTCCCGAGCCGTCGGTGTACAGATCCAGGGATTCAGCAGCAACTACGTGATGGTCCTTGTAGATGGACAACCCATGCTGGGGCGCAACAGTGGCAATTTTGACCTATCCCGTATCTCGGTGACCAACATCGAACGTATCGAAATCATCAAAGGCGCATCCTCCTGCTTATACGGCAGTGACGCATTAGGTGGTGCGATCAATATCATTACTCGCCATGGTGCAATCACACCACAGGCACAGGCATCGCTTCTTTATGGCAGTCTCAATACCGTTGATGCAACGCTGGAAGCCGAAACACCTTTTGCTAATCAACGCGGGAGCGCCGTCTTTTCGGGCAATTACTACCGCACGGATGGTTTTAATACCGACAAGCAGTATCTGGACTCCAAGAGCACCACATTTCCACCCTATACCAACTATAGTTTCCAGGGGCGAGTGCGTTATCGTACAAGCAAAAATGGCACTTTGGGCGTTACAGGGCGTTATGCAGCCCGAGAATCTGAAATGATCAATGCATGGTCCGAATCGGCCGCACTACAGGATAAACAAAAAGATCAGGACATCAATCTTTCGGCGAGTTACGACCATAATTTCGAGTCGGGACTGCGCAGTATGACGCGTTACTATTTCTCGCGTTTCCACTCCCAGATTGCCGCACAATGGTTGCAACAAAGTATTGTTGCAAGTGCCGAGCAATTCGGTCAGAATGTACACCGCATTGAACAGCAATTTGCGTATAGCCCCGCGCAGCAGGTCAAACTTACCGGTGGTGTAGGCGGCAGTCTTGAACTGATGGACAACCAGGATCTGGATGCCAAGCGCTCTTTGAACAGCGCATTCGCCTATTTGCAGACCGAATGGAAACCTGTAGACCGCTTATTGACGACGCTGGGTCTACGCTACGATCAGACCAATGTCTACAATGGCCATCTGAGTCCAAGTTTGGGTATACAATACCATGTCAGCCCTAAGCTTTTGATCAAAGGTGGTATCGGAGCAGGATTTAAGGCACCCGACTATAAGATGCGCTATCAGGTCTTTTTCAATCCAGCAGCCAACTATTTGGTCGTCGGTTCAGAGAGCGTAGCCGATGTGATTGCAGCCATGGATCAAGCCGGAGAACTGAGTTATAAAAACAGCTATATGCTCAATTTGGTAGCGGGTAATCTCAAAGCCGAAACCAGCATTTCAAACAATATTGGAATTACTTGGAGTCCGTCCAATAGATTTCAGGCCGATTTCTCGGTCTTCTACCATCGGATCAACAATCAGATCAACACAGTCAGTGTAGGTAACGGGACCAAAGTAGCACAGATCTATAGCTACCGCAACCTGCCCAAAGCCATGAACAAAGGTTTTGAAGTTTCATTGACCTATCAGGCGACCAAAGATCTGCAATTGTCGATGGGCTATCAATACCTGATTGCCAAAGACTTGAGTGTTTTGGATAGTATTGCCAAGGGAAGTTATCCCTATAACCAGATCAACGATCCCGCTACAGGCGAATATCGCCAGAGTAAAAAATCGGATTATTGGGGTATTGAGGACCGTTCGAGACACATGTTCAATGCAAAAGCCCAATATGAATATAAACCCTGGGGCGTCAATGTCAATGCGCGTGTCAATTTCAGAAGTGCCACACCTTTTCAGGAATACAATGGCAACCAGTTTATCGACAAATATGACATCTTTATCCCCTATCATACACTGGTGAATATGACGGTAGAAAAGAGTCTGATGAACCGCAGATTGACACTGCGTCTGATCGGTGACAATTTATTCAATTTTACAAGCCGTTATTTACTTGGGCAACCTGGACGCGTTATTATGGGCGGCGTGAGCTACCGTTGGATAAAAGAATAA
- a CDS encoding HmuY family protein has translation MRTIRMIIGECSIWLSFHKIGRCIFSALLLLTVVSCGKDKDYTIGLEDGKSTMIKDLAGDTDAAMGEGTEGKEQRPFFIFLFRFKDQKQIWVKTKADSAQWLKTKDWDIAFTGPYNSEIYVNNSQHEYNPGYGGQANNTAVVLLRQAYQSVTVAPSDEEFNKSEVNKIGWAATDGSDGWFRYSLSTHIMQALPNRTYAIRLPDGKYAKLQLINAYKGNPAAVTNLNWPAPYYTFRYYVQQDGSKDLNTNTL, from the coding sequence ATGAGAACGATTCGCATGATTATTGGAGAATGTAGCATCTGGCTTTCCTTTCACAAGATTGGCCGTTGTATTTTTTCAGCACTATTGTTATTGACAGTGGTATCCTGTGGGAAAGATAAAGACTATACGATCGGATTAGAAGATGGCAAAAGTACAATGATCAAAGATCTTGCTGGCGATACCGATGCAGCCATGGGCGAAGGTACTGAAGGAAAAGAGCAAAGACCATTTTTTATATTTCTTTTTCGTTTTAAAGATCAAAAGCAAATATGGGTTAAGACCAAAGCCGATTCTGCGCAGTGGCTTAAAACAAAGGATTGGGATATTGCCTTTACAGGTCCTTATAATTCAGAGATCTATGTGAACAATTCCCAGCATGAATACAATCCGGGTTATGGCGGCCAGGCAAATAATACCGCTGTGGTTTTACTGCGACAAGCCTATCAGAGTGTCACTGTAGCCCCTTCGGATGAAGAGTTTAATAAAAGTGAAGTAAACAAAATTGGCTGGGCAGCAACAGATGGTTCGGATGGCTGGTTTCGCTATAGTTTGAGCACCCATATTATGCAGGCGCTCCCCAATCGTACCTATGCGATTCGCTTACCCGATGGCAAATATGCCAAATTACAGCTGATCAATGCCTATAAGGGAAACCCAGCGGCGGTAACCAACCTAAATTGGCCTGCCCCATACTATACATTTAGATATTATGTACAGCAGGATGGCAGCAAAGACTTAAATACAAACACATTATAA
- a CDS encoding hemin ABC transporter substrate-binding protein, whose amino-acid sequence MSRFYVVILCFVMQIGGWATAQQRIITLNSSLTETIYGLGVGERMVATDVTSISPKAAAALPRVSKNRSVSAEGLLSFKPSIVIANEGDVSKSVIQQIRAAGVKFVSIKPNYSVPGALRYIQEVADAVGESAAGKNLVSRTKVSLDHTMELVKKETQGKAAPKVLFLYARGTGTMSVAGKGSSLDAMINLAGGKNAVQEFSDFKPYTTEALVQANPDIVLLFDFGASSLGGEDAILKLPGMRITNAGKNGRILVMNASLLVNFSNRLPDAILALHHGFGKVMDSK is encoded by the coding sequence ATGAGTAGATTTTATGTTGTTATACTGTGTTTTGTGATGCAAATCGGTGGATGGGCGACGGCACAGCAGAGAATCATTACGTTAAACAGTTCGTTGACCGAAACGATCTACGGACTGGGAGTAGGCGAGCGCATGGTCGCTACCGATGTGACAAGTATATCGCCCAAAGCGGCTGCAGCCTTGCCGAGGGTAAGCAAAAATCGGTCGGTTTCGGCCGAAGGTCTGTTATCTTTTAAACCGAGCATCGTCATTGCGAATGAAGGCGATGTATCCAAATCGGTCATTCAGCAGATCCGTGCGGCTGGTGTGAAGTTCGTCTCCATTAAACCAAATTATTCTGTTCCGGGGGCACTTCGTTACATCCAGGAGGTCGCAGATGCCGTCGGTGAATCTGCCGCCGGTAAAAATCTGGTTTCCCGCACGAAAGTAAGCTTGGATCATACCATGGAATTAGTAAAGAAGGAAACTCAGGGTAAAGCAGCGCCCAAAGTATTGTTTTTATATGCCCGTGGTACAGGTACCATGAGTGTGGCAGGTAAGGGCAGTAGCCTGGATGCGATGATTAATCTGGCTGGTGGTAAAAATGCGGTTCAGGAATTTTCGGATTTCAAGCCCTATACGACGGAAGCGCTGGTGCAGGCCAATCCAGATATTGTGTTGCTATTTGATTTTGGCGCGAGTAGTCTTGGCGGAGAGGATGCTATCCTCAAATTGCCGGGCATGCGTATTACGAATGCGGGTAAAAACGGCCGTATCTTGGTGATGAATGCCTCACTACTGGTCAATTTCAGTAACCGGCTGCCTGACGCAATCTTAGCATTGCACCATGGATTTGGAAAAGTAATGGATTCAAAATAA
- a CDS encoding heme ABC transporter ATP-binding protein, with amino-acid sequence MLRVEKINYEVNGRKLLKDITFQVRKGEVLAILGANGAGKSTLIGVLCGEKKPDSGAVHLNGRALSTYDPATLSKCRALLSQQQQMTLSFNVKEIVLMGRYPHYKNTPKEHDYSVVAETMELCGVSAFAERDFLSLSGGEQQRVHLARILAQVWDNPDSLLLLDEPISALDLHYQQKVLAIARALARKGFMVVLIVHDVNFAAMYADRILMLKNGRKLFHGTPVEVLAQKEIYTIFSVESNVIMNPRTLKPYVQLEEMDIDLG; translated from the coding sequence ATGCTACGTGTAGAGAAGATCAACTATGAAGTGAACGGACGAAAGCTCCTGAAGGATATTACCTTTCAGGTGCGCAAAGGTGAAGTTCTAGCAATTCTAGGAGCCAATGGCGCTGGTAAATCTACGCTGATTGGGGTGCTTTGTGGTGAAAAGAAGCCTGATTCGGGAGCTGTTCATCTTAATGGAAGGGCTTTATCAACATATGACCCAGCGACGCTCTCTAAATGCAGGGCGCTGTTGAGCCAGCAGCAGCAGATGACGCTAAGCTTTAACGTGAAGGAAATTGTGCTGATGGGAAGGTATCCGCATTACAAGAATACACCGAAAGAACATGACTATAGTGTCGTTGCGGAAACCATGGAGCTTTGTGGGGTGTCGGCTTTCGCTGAGCGGGATTTTCTGAGCTTATCGGGTGGCGAACAGCAGCGTGTCCATCTTGCACGCATCTTGGCACAGGTCTGGGACAATCCGGATTCACTGCTGTTATTGGATGAGCCAATCTCTGCCCTCGATTTACACTATCAGCAGAAAGTCCTTGCGATAGCCCGTGCGCTTGCCCGTAAAGGATTTATGGTCGTGCTGATTGTGCATGATGTCAATTTTGCGGCAATGTATGCCGATCGTATCCTCATGCTAAAAAATGGGCGTAAGCTTTTTCATGGAACGCCTGTAGAGGTGCTCGCCCAAAAGGAAATTTATACCATCTTTTCGGTGGAATCAAACGTCATTATGAATCCAAGAACATTGAAACCGTATGTTCAGTTGGAGGAAATGGATATTGATCTGGGTTAG
- a CDS encoding iron ABC transporter permease translates to MQKKQKFILLALGLVLVVVSIVALGMGAYHIPSADILTMLMQKLHLGSASSVPDMQGDVLFEIRMPRLLLGLLVGAALGISGAAIQGIFRNPLAEPGLIGISSGASLFAVLIIAFETFLFTSLSAWIGYYLLAFGAFVGAGLTAFLVYRIASKNGRPNVTTMLLAGIAINAFAGALTGLMTYLSTEQQLRTITFWMLGSLGGATWNNLTALAPFILIPILILPFFGKSLNAFALGELQADLLGMRTDRVKRWVVILSTLAVGASVAVSGIIGFVGLIVPHTVRLMGGADHRFVLPGSLLLGALVLTLADVIARVAVAPIELPIGVITALLGTPVFLYILIKDK, encoded by the coding sequence GTGCAAAAGAAGCAGAAATTTATCCTATTGGCTTTGGGCCTGGTATTGGTTGTTGTCAGTATCGTTGCCTTGGGGATGGGGGCTTATCATATTCCGTCCGCTGATATCTTAACGATGTTGATGCAAAAATTGCACTTGGGGAGTGCCAGCAGTGTGCCTGATATGCAAGGAGATGTTCTTTTTGAGATTCGTATGCCGCGTCTTTTGCTCGGACTTTTGGTAGGTGCAGCGCTTGGTATATCCGGTGCTGCAATCCAAGGTATATTCCGTAATCCGCTGGCTGAACCAGGACTGATTGGGATTTCGTCAGGAGCGTCTCTTTTTGCGGTATTGATCATTGCCTTTGAGACTTTCCTCTTTACTTCATTATCTGCCTGGATCGGTTATTATTTATTGGCTTTTGGTGCGTTTGTGGGGGCGGGTTTAACAGCCTTTCTCGTTTACCGTATTGCAAGCAAGAACGGGCGCCCCAATGTAACCACCATGTTATTGGCGGGGATTGCTATTAATGCATTTGCGGGGGCGCTAACAGGTTTGATGACTTATCTGTCTACAGAACAGCAGTTGCGTACCATCACTTTCTGGATGCTGGGCAGTTTGGGCGGTGCTACTTGGAATAACTTAACGGCTTTGGCGCCATTTATTTTGATCCCGATATTGATATTGCCCTTTTTTGGTAAGTCGCTAAATGCTTTTGCATTGGGGGAACTGCAGGCAGATCTATTGGGGATGCGCACGGACCGTGTCAAACGATGGGTTGTCATCCTCTCCACATTAGCAGTGGGAGCTTCTGTTGCCGTATCGGGCATCATCGGATTTGTGGGATTGATTGTTCCACATACAGTTCGCCTGATGGGTGGGGCGGATCACAGATTTGTGCTTCCTGGTTCATTGCTATTAGGGGCACTGGTGTTGACATTGGCGGATGTGATCGCCCGGGTCGCTGTGGCACCCATCGAATTGCCCATCGGCGTGATTACAGCATTACTGGGTACACCTGTATTCTTGTATATTTTAATCAAAGATAAATAG
- a CDS encoding S41 family peptidase, whose translation MSQIRPITGLFIIVAATSACQQNSRTATSPDELISPKTGTKKELTLDSIYLYAKQLYRWQESLPSYTTFDPRGKYAQIEPEQTAYERELFALSQYALRKNDKPYEWSTIPNKPKYSYLERRRTEKKSSGHMGSTTTPYRYATHLSYWTAGNKRIAYVYIPSFPELQTVKTELDQLAAELAQQQITHLILDLRHNGGGYVETAEYLANLISPARLDKKVMFSEQFHPNVQQGKAKLLLKQPYLDASGKVVQYKGRLATMADVDYSEKANTHYFIKKGHFNSLQQLSCIVSERTASASELLISSFKPYIPIRLIGQQTFGKPVGFFSVQIGDFDVYLASFLIRNANGWCDYFDGIPVDLALAPVETSRHPGDPKEAWLAAALKDITKDENRTAISSVTYFPLPADENLLLKTNFRLK comes from the coding sequence ATGAGTCAAATCCGCCCAATAACTGGTTTATTTATTATAGTAGCCGCTACCTCGGCCTGCCAGCAAAACAGTAGAACAGCGACTTCACCCGATGAACTTATTAGTCCAAAAACAGGAACAAAAAAAGAACTCACACTCGATTCTATATACCTGTATGCCAAACAGCTCTACCGCTGGCAGGAATCTCTCCCTTCGTATACCACTTTTGATCCGCGGGGAAAATATGCCCAAATAGAACCCGAGCAAACGGCCTACGAGCGTGAACTTTTTGCACTCAGCCAATATGCCTTGCGCAAGAATGATAAACCCTATGAATGGTCGACCATTCCCAATAAGCCCAAATATTCATATCTGGAACGCCGTCGGACAGAAAAGAAAAGTAGCGGTCACATGGGTAGCACCACCACACCCTATCGGTATGCGACACACCTTTCTTACTGGACCGCAGGTAATAAACGGATTGCTTATGTATACATCCCCTCTTTTCCAGAGCTCCAGACAGTGAAGACCGAACTGGATCAACTTGCGGCCGAACTCGCACAGCAGCAAATTACTCATCTCATCCTCGATCTACGTCATAACGGTGGCGGTTATGTGGAAACAGCCGAATATCTAGCCAACCTCATTAGCCCGGCCAGACTGGATAAAAAAGTGATGTTTAGCGAGCAATTTCATCCGAATGTACAGCAAGGCAAAGCAAAACTACTCCTTAAACAACCCTATCTGGATGCCAGTGGCAAAGTGGTTCAATACAAAGGACGCCTTGCGACAATGGCTGATGTGGATTATAGTGAAAAAGCCAATACGCATTACTTTATCAAAAAGGGACATTTCAATTCACTACAGCAGCTGTCATGCATTGTATCTGAACGCACGGCTTCGGCAAGTGAATTACTGATCAGCAGCTTCAAACCTTATATTCCGATACGCCTGATTGGTCAGCAGACTTTTGGCAAACCCGTAGGTTTTTTTTCAGTCCAAATAGGAGATTTCGATGTATACCTGGCTTCATTTCTCATCCGGAATGCCAATGGCTGGTGTGATTATTTTGATGGCATACCCGTCGACCTGGCCTTAGCTCCGGTAGAAACCTCCCGCCATCCCGGGGATCCAAAGGAAGCCTGGCTTGCAGCAGCGCTAAAGGACATTACAAAAGACGAAAACCGCACAGCAATTTCGTCTGTTACTTATTTTCCGTTGCCAGCAGACGAAAATTTGCTACTTAAAACAAATTTTAGATTAAAGTAA
- a CDS encoding HmuY family protein, which produces MKIKKRSNLLKFIPVLAFLIVLGACSKSEPTVVEPEPDPVAPEAMFNRLITVKNFGEDLPAGSAPTTAQSPIYYSLEQNKAVTPDYKLTARWDISCSEIYRSFINCNNTANGFGKGGPGKGGILIVKKKFEDVIDIPSDAEFRKGEKAYGTDDSGAFGEGLGWYLYDFDGVIKGGGAENKKHVCYPIENNTLIVRTAQGNYAKIKIQSIYKDLLDPKDWFKDSPTPYFSFQYVLAKAGSTKFTITN; this is translated from the coding sequence ATGAAAATAAAGAAACGCAGCAACCTATTAAAATTCATACCGGTATTGGCATTTTTAATTGTGTTGGGGGCCTGTAGCAAAAGCGAGCCCACAGTAGTAGAGCCTGAACCAGATCCTGTTGCACCAGAAGCTATGTTTAACCGCTTGATTACGGTTAAGAACTTTGGCGAAGACTTACCTGCTGGGAGTGCACCAACCACGGCGCAATCACCAATATATTACAGCCTGGAACAGAACAAAGCTGTGACACCGGATTATAAACTAACCGCACGATGGGACATCTCTTGCTCAGAAATATACCGCAGTTTTATCAATTGCAACAATACAGCAAATGGATTTGGTAAAGGTGGCCCAGGGAAAGGCGGTATACTCATTGTGAAGAAAAAATTTGAAGATGTAATCGATATCCCTTCAGACGCCGAGTTTCGCAAAGGTGAAAAAGCATATGGTACAGATGATTCAGGAGCATTTGGTGAAGGTCTAGGTTGGTATTTATATGATTTTGATGGCGTAATCAAAGGTGGTGGAGCCGAAAACAAAAAACACGTTTGCTATCCTATCGAAAACAATACATTGATCGTCCGTACAGCCCAGGGGAATTATGCCAAGATCAAGATACAAAGTATCTATAAAGACCTCTTGGATCCAAAAGATTGGTTTAAAGATTCACCAACACCCTACTTTTCTTTCCAATATGTACTTGCCAAAGCTGGCAGTACCAAATTTACAATCACTAACTAA
- the pdeM gene encoding ligase-associated DNA damage response endonuclease PdeM, translated as MKLSEQTITFNKQQLTLNNQRSIFWQAEKALILSDLHLGKAAHFRKNGIAIPTDTAIADLKRLEGLVDHYKPDQVIVVGDLVHASINSEVLLLEEFRKRYTGLKLHLVKGNHDRLSKNITEQFAIQHHDEVFALKQIQFKHHPSDAIDPSSFRISGHLHPGVSIVIPPKRQLRLPCFLVSEHQIILPAFSKFTGIDSRELSIKYKCYAISEDLIFPIQKGR; from the coding sequence ATGAAGCTTTCTGAACAAACAATCACATTCAATAAACAACAATTAACACTTAACAATCAAAGGTCTATATTTTGGCAAGCAGAAAAAGCATTGATCCTATCAGACCTCCATCTTGGCAAAGCTGCACATTTCAGAAAAAACGGCATTGCCATCCCTACTGATACAGCTATTGCCGATCTTAAACGACTTGAAGGCTTAGTAGATCACTATAAACCCGATCAAGTTATTGTGGTCGGTGATCTCGTTCATGCAAGTATCAATAGTGAAGTCCTGTTACTGGAAGAGTTCAGGAAAAGATATACAGGACTCAAGCTCCACCTGGTCAAAGGAAATCATGATCGGCTATCGAAAAATATCACCGAGCAATTTGCTATCCAACATCATGACGAAGTTTTTGCTCTAAAGCAAATACAATTTAAACACCATCCTTCCGACGCAATCGATCCGTCATCGTTCCGGATTAGTGGCCACTTACATCCGGGGGTGAGTATCGTTATACCACCAAAGCGACAACTTCGCCTACCTTGTTTTTTAGTCTCTGAGCATCAGATCATACTACCTGCATTTAGCAAATTTACAGGAATTGACAGCAGGGAACTATCCATTAAATATAAATGTTACGCAATCTCAGAAGACCTCATTTTTCCTATTCAAAAAGGCAGGTAG
- a CDS encoding cytochrome-c peroxidase — MKTCASCHNPDTYWIDQKTTADGIALHHRNTPSMENVWYLEGKLFHDGRAMTYREQIAEAINSAIEMGGNTAALSAKLQAIPGYLSLYEAAYSSQTMSVEGLLDAIAAYSRSISSGETALDRFIKGDYQALNDAQLEGLHLFRTKGKCIDCHNGAFFTDLDFHNLGYAVTSKVALDNGRFEATGLETDKGKFRTPGLRNVVHTAPYLQNGSIASLSELINLLSQGMPKNQDNRSMAPYRRIFKTSD; from the coding sequence ATGAAGACTTGCGCTTCATGTCATAATCCGGACACCTACTGGATCGACCAAAAAACAACGGCAGATGGTATCGCACTGCATCACCGCAATACACCTTCCATGGAAAATGTCTGGTACCTGGAAGGGAAACTCTTCCACGATGGCCGCGCAATGACTTATCGAGAGCAGATTGCCGAAGCCATCAACTCCGCCATCGAAATGGGCGGAAATACAGCTGCTTTATCCGCTAAGCTGCAAGCTATACCAGGCTACCTCAGTTTATATGAGGCGGCTTACTCGAGCCAAACGATGAGCGTCGAAGGATTACTGGATGCCATAGCAGCGTATTCAAGATCAATCAGCAGTGGTGAAACCGCCTTGGATAGGTTTATCAAAGGGGATTATCAGGCGTTAAATGATGCACAGCTTGAAGGTCTCCACCTGTTTCGAACCAAAGGGAAATGTATCGACTGCCATAATGGTGCCTTCTTTACCGATCTCGATTTTCATAACCTGGGTTATGCTGTTACCAGCAAAGTTGCCTTGGACAATGGTCGCTTTGAGGCAACAGGACTGGAAACAGACAAAGGTAAATTTCGTACGCCGGGCCTGCGCAATGTAGTCCATACTGCACCCTACCTGCAAAATGGTAGTATTGCAAGCTTAAGTGAACTGATCAACCTGCTGAGTCAGGGCATGCCCAAAAATCAGGACAACAGATCAATGGCACCTTATCGCCGCATATTCAAAACATCCGATTGA
- a CDS encoding helix-turn-helix domain-containing protein, with the protein MLVKSKIVELSDWLFEEEIPDSYVPDKPLVENRVSISKDPVHMKNFQLSTSGLFILHSKMQFDRPVQVLTEIEGETITSQFIFFKPTDSKLPYGMSRHNIRYIPSIKSIHDVEPGIEYTYFIAVISKEYYLNLIKRDSLLHQQFVHEIEKGEYTSYSEEDLIATYEMQHTIAELIESKKKGEIRRLHTESRIVELLMYQFEQYNEKKESSNSLFHEEDVQRLEMARQILEQRIANPPTQKELAAEVLTSESKLRKDFKEYFSVTIHDYLIRVRMEKAKSYLLEDKMTVYEVALLTGYGHQNNFSSAFKKYYGISPGELKM; encoded by the coding sequence ATGTTGGTTAAAAGTAAAATAGTAGAGTTATCAGATTGGCTTTTTGAAGAGGAGATTCCGGATAGTTATGTTCCTGACAAACCTTTAGTGGAAAATAGAGTATCCATATCCAAGGATCCTGTGCATATGAAGAATTTCCAGCTATCCACTTCAGGATTGTTTATCTTGCATTCAAAGATGCAGTTTGATCGGCCTGTACAAGTGCTTACGGAGATTGAAGGGGAGACAATCACAAGTCAGTTTATATTTTTTAAGCCGACAGACAGTAAACTACCCTATGGTATGAGCAGACACAATATCCGTTATATTCCTTCGATTAAATCTATTCATGATGTAGAGCCTGGAATCGAATATACTTACTTTATAGCCGTTATATCGAAGGAATATTATCTCAATCTGATTAAACGTGACTCGCTGTTGCATCAACAATTTGTGCACGAGATCGAAAAGGGAGAGTATACATCGTACTCAGAAGAGGACCTGATAGCAACTTACGAGATGCAGCATACCATAGCTGAATTGATTGAATCCAAAAAGAAAGGTGAGATCCGCCGATTGCATACTGAATCGCGTATTGTTGAATTATTGATGTACCAATTTGAGCAATATAACGAGAAGAAGGAAAGTAGTAACTCATTATTCCACGAAGAGGACGTGCAACGCCTGGAGATGGCTCGGCAAATCTTGGAACAACGCATTGCAAATCCACCAACCCAAAAGGAACTCGCTGCAGAGGTACTCACCAGTGAGAGTAAACTCCGAAAGGATTTTAAAGAGTATTTTTCGGTTACTATCCACGATTACCTTATACGGGTACGAATGGAAAAGGCCAAAAGCTATCTTTTGGAAGACAAAATGACAGTTTACGAGGTTGCATTATTAACGGGCTATGGACATCAGAATAACTTTAGCAGCGCTTTTAAAAAATATTATGGGATTTCGCCTGGCGAGCTCAAAATGTAA